A genomic stretch from Arachis stenosperma cultivar V10309 chromosome 3, arast.V10309.gnm1.PFL2, whole genome shotgun sequence includes:
- the LOC130967193 gene encoding L-ascorbate oxidase homolog, translating to MARAVILVAMFCLYAATVIAEDPYVYYTWNVSYGTISPLGTPQQAILINNLFPGPEINCSSNNNIVVNVFNNLDEPLLFTWHGIQLRKNSWQDGTPGTMCPIQPGTNYTYKFQVKDQIGSYFYFPSLGLHRMAGGVGGLRIFSRLLIPVPYPDPEDEYWFLIGDWYTKGHKALKQILDRGESIGMPDGVLINGQTAKLDGKEKPLYTMKPGKTYKLRICNIGNKDSLNFRIQGHPMTLVETEGSHTVQNTYESLDVHVGQCFTVLVTANQEPRDYVVVASTRFTGYFLDGKALIGYEGSDKAASLFIPHAPITWFWSLNQFKTFRWNLTASAARPNPQGSYHYGQINITRTIKFVNSVFRDRGKLRYAINGVSHVDPETPLKLAQYYGVDDKVFKYNIISDNPHDFISKITVAPNVLTATFRDFIEIIFENPTISVQSYNLGGYSFFLVGMEEGRWSPERRESYNLLDAVSRHTVQVFPNSWSAILLTFDNAGMWNLRSENAENRYLGQQMYISVLSPEKSLRDEYNLPLTQQICGIVKDMPVPGPVYH from the exons ATGGCTCGCGCAGTCATTTTAGTGGCAATGTTTTGCCTCTATGCAGCAACCGTGATTGCTGAAGATCCATATGTTTACTACACATGGAATGTCTCTTATGGTACGATTTCTCCATTGGGTACTCCACAACAAGCTATCCTCATCAACAACCTGTTCCCTGGCCCTGAGATCAATTGCTCCAGCAACAACAACATCGTTGTCAATGTCTTCAACAACCTGGACGAGCCTCTCCTCTTCACCTGGCATGGTATCCAGTTGAGGAAGAATTCATGGCAAGATGGTACACCAGGAACAATGTGCCCCATCCAACCGGGGACCAACTACACCTACAAGTTCCAGGTGAAGGATCAGATCGGTAGCTACTTCTACTTCCCAAGCCTTGGGCTCCATAGAATGGCTGGTGGTGTTGGTGGCTTGAGAATATTCAGCAGGTTGTTGATCCCAGTTCCATACCCAGATCCCGAGGATGAGTACTGGTTCCTCATTGGTGACTGGTACACCAAGGGCCACAAGGCACTCAAGCAGATCCTTGACAGAGGCGAGTCCATTGGAATGCCTGACGGTGTTCTCATCAACGGTCAAACTGCTAAACTCGACGGCAAAGAGAAACCACTCTACACAATGAAGCCTGGAAAGACCTACAAACTCAGAATCTGCAACATTGGTAACAAAGACTCCTTGAACTTCAGAATCCAAGGCCATCCCATGACACTTGTTGAGACGGAAGGCTCCCACACCGTTCAGAACACCTACGAGTCCCTTGATGTCCACGTCGGACAGTGCTTCACCGTTCTCGTCACCGCCAATCAGGAGCCAAGGGACTACGTGGTTGTTGCCTCCACTCGCTTCACCGGTTACTTCCTTGACGGAAAGGCACTCATTGGCTACGAAGGCTCCGATAAAGCCGCTTCCTTGTTCATTCCACACGCTCCTATAACCTGGTTCTGGTCTCTCAACCAGTTCAAGACATTCAGATGGAACCTTACTGCTAGCGCCGCCAGGCCTAACCCTCAGGGATCTTACCATTACGGTCAGATTAACATTACTCGCACCATCAAGTTCGTCAACTCTGTCTTCAGGGATCGTGGCAAGCTCAGGTACGCCATCAACGGTGTTTCCCACGTTGATCCCGAGACTCCACTCAAACTCGCTCAGTACTACGGCGTTGATGATAAGGTCTTCAAGTACAACATCATCAGCGACAACCCCCACGATTTCATCAGCAAGATCACCGTCGCCCCTAACGTCCTCACCGCCACCTTCCGGGATTTCATCGAGATCATCTTTGAGAACCCCACCATATCCGTCCAGTCCTACAACCTTGGCGGTTACTCCTTCTTCCTCGTCGG CATGGAGGAAGGAAGGTGGAGCCCAGAAAGGAGAGAGAGCTACAACCTACTTGATGCAGTGAGCAGGCACACCGTGCAAGTGTTCCCTAATTCATGGTCGGCGATTTTGTTGACATTCGACAACGCTGGAATGTGGAACTTGAGGTCGGAGAATGCGGAGAACCGCTACCTGGGACAACAGATGTACATTAGTGTGTTGTCACCGGAGAAGTCGTTGAGGGATGAGTACAACCTTCCCCTGACGCAGCAAATCTGCGGTATCGTAAAGGACATGCCAGTTCCGGGACCTGTGTACCACTAG